The following nucleotide sequence is from Oryzias latipes chromosome 20, ASM223467v1.
gtagagttagataagctaactcttctgtttattttattttagcaatcagctattgtatcttataactgatttcatgttttgtacAACTAGTGAAGCCAACCCAGACAACCATGTTGTAATAATgggctatataaaaaaaaactaaattgaaactgATTTGAAATGACAATTatcaatttcattttcaaatcagTTTCAGTCCAGgacatcccttgcctacgcccaagtggccgggataggctccggcaaccccgtgaccccgaaagggaaaaacggtcaagaagatgaatgaatgaatgaatggatgaattaTCAATTTCAactcaaacggttggcactttggTGAATTAAAAGGTATGCcacccatatgtcactaccaacgTGAACGTATCTTTATACTTCGGAGTGACTTATTCTGCGGAAAACACCGTAATTCAAATCATTTTagtcttatttatttaaatctgctTTAAGTCATTATTTTACTGTACCTGTAAAGTCACATTTTTGGACTTTAAACATTGTATAAAgatattcattttctttttaggtaGTTTTCTGCGTCAGcaaataaacaaagtaaaacgtTTTGGTTCAATCCCTAAATACTCCAACCTTTGACTTTAGAGTGTGGGAAAATATTTCCCAGAAAGAGTCATGCATTCGAACATTTTATcatcaacccttgtgctatccaaggcactttatcattgggagttgggtcatctagacccactagacagtgctttgaaccttttttcttcaatgatttgtgatcttcactggtgtccatggattacatgaaatctttccacctttatccacctttgtcatggtagggagaacatgtcaatggaaggggggggggggggtcatctaagacagcacaagggttaatatcaTACAATGACATGTGGAGCAGTGTCATGTTGTGTCACCGCAGTGACTTCTGGttctttttcctcctttagTCATCTACAACAGGCATGAGCCTCAAATAACTTCATGCTGCTTTTGACTGTAAGTGAGGGTTCAAAACCCGGCTGTCTGGTGCCACATTCCTGACGTCTCCTGCAGCTCTCCCAGCAAAAGCTTGACCTCTGCTGGCTTTGTCCTCCAAACAGAGGCCGGTCTGTGCCGACATGCTGGTAGGACGATGCAGACGTCCAGCTGTCCCAACATATGGGATAAGAACTCATGGTTTCTGCAGGTCACGGGGTCACAGGAAAATCAACAAGGGGCAGGAGTGACGGCCCGTGATCGTCTGGAATGACCCGGAGAAGACGATTCTGTCCCGCAGCCGTCCTGGACTGAAGGATCGGATCGTTTTTGCAATTTCTCTTTCTTACTGCGTCTTTGAGCGAAAATGTcaccccaccacacacacaatatcccaacaaaatgtgcacacacctagTCCTCAATGAAAACGAATTTTTGAGCACActgaatgacccccccccccctcccccaagatactgatgacatcacagcgggatcTTGTGTGAGATTCATTAAAGAATTAATAATTACACTGAACCAAAACACACAAGTTGGGGACGTCCAAAAGAAGTTTTCCCctgtttgcagattttttacaggaatattgtgaaaatgaataacaggaaaaacaatGATGTACAATATGAACATGTTAGAAATGTGAGTGTGGTTGACAGAAATtatctgttgccaaggaaatccaaaaatgtacttttgccgattcttctGAAAATTACATAAACATGTTCGTCACCTCCAGGCAACCAAGAATTAAAATTGTtcctatggagataaaaccatcAGAAAAGTCGCCAttgtgaagataaaaatgttatttatgtgTCACGTGATTGTCTGACCATACAATGGTGCtaacagctttattttttactttggactgaaacagaaaatgttctattcagacttttctttttggagCTGCATTTTCTTGAGTTGAGTTCCAGAGCGCTAGGAGGGTAAAGGGTTAATTTGCGGCCATGGGGAAACCTGATGCTAATTAGGTCTGAGGAATGCCACATTGTGGTATAgtggagctgcagccctcaGAGTGTGTCAGACATGGAGAGAGCCAGCAGCCAGCAGCCCGCTCCGGATGCCTCTACTCCTCCATAGTCACAGCCGGGACTGTCTCAGACTCAGCGGACCAGGAGCGGAGGATGACCAAGTTTGGAGTCACAGGAGAACGTCTGTCTGGGGAGAGGAAGATTTAACTCCCTCATTTGGGACTCCCGACATTAATCTTTTGCAGACCCCAGAATAGATGCGAGATGTTTTCAGCAGCGTCTGCGCTGCTGCTCTTCTGCGCTGCAGCCGCAGAGATGTGCAGGGGCGCGCACTGCTACGACCCCAGACCGTGCACCGGGGCGCACTGCCCGGGCGCCAGATCCGTCAGACCACCGCGACAGTTCAGCCCCTCCACCAGGGGCAAAGCCGCACAGGCGGAGGGGGATCAGGCGCGCTCGGACCAGAGCTCCACGCGGACGCAAGTGGAAAGTTTCCCAGCGCTTCACGGGGGGCACGGAGACGGAGGCGCGCGGAGAAGGTGCGGCGACGCGGACTGCGCCCCCGCCACGACACAGTCCTTTAACGAGACCCGCCAGTGCCGAGGGATCGAGTGCAGGCTGCCGCAGAGCCTACGAGCAAAAGCGCTGGGAAGGTTTTGTGTTGGAGACGGATGTCCTGCTGCGCCGGAGGAGGAGAGCGTCCCCAGGACAGCAGGACAGCTCCCCCTAGTCCATGTGTCAGACAGAGCCGCGCAGTTCCTGGCAGATTTTCCAGACTTTGGACATTCATCACCGGAACTCGGCGGAGCGTCTCTGGGCGTCCAGCTCACGTGTGACATAAAACCAGGTCTGCATCTCATTTGTCCTACTTTATGCGCCATTTggagtatgaaaaaaaatatatttgtatatcAGCATTTCAGCCCCTGAAAGCAGACAACGACTGCAGATTTGGCAACAAATGGAAACAAATGGCCTAAGCacttacacacacgcacacgcgcACACAGAGCTGGCGTACATAATGTGCGAGCTGAGTAAACTGCAGACTGCTTTGATGTGACACCAAAGGCAGGGGCGTTTGGAGGGTTCAGGGTCAAGGCAAAGTgagtttaaaggtttttttgtttagtaattTAACAGGAATTCCAGACTTAAGTCTTTACTTACAGCATAAACAGGTGTAACTTTAGAAAACCCCAGAAATAAAAGAAGTTGCCTATATATTGGACAGTATTTTAAGTCTTAGATTTTTCAGccattcctttctttttttatatagctacagtcaggaccataaatatttggacagagacacattctttctaatttattttctgtacattaccacagtgaatttgaaataaaaaactcagatgccattgaagtgcagactttcagattttattccatgagttgaacaaaaagattgcataaaaatgtgaaaaacgaaagcattttttaaacacaatcccttcatttcatgggctcataagtaattggacaaatgaaataactgaaacaaactggtcattactaatatttggttgaaggCCCTTTGTTGGcgatgacagcctgaagtcttgaactcatggacatcaccagatgctgggtttcaATTAGATTTTGGCGAAAAATAGCTTAATtataatagttaaaaaaacagatcaaaagttgatcggAGTGGTTCTGTAAAGAACAGATAGatttatagtttttctttaagttttttttgctCCAGTGTGATCAGTAAATTGGGTTTAAATCTGAAGACTAAACCTaagtctgcagctctgtcttgTTGCAAAGCGTGAATGAAGCCCCATCAGTCATCTGGATCTGTCATCATGTTGTGGTGTCAGTGACATTTCATGGGCCGTCTTGTTTAACTGGGAAAATTCACCCGTACGTCCTCACAGGAGAGAATGAAGTCCCTTCAGAGGATGCCCTCATCTTGCACCTCCAGCTCTCCAAAGGTCAGGAGAAGCTGGTGGAAGCCCTGAGAGCCCAGCAGGTGATCATCCGTGACCTGCAGCAGAAGCTTGCTGACCAACAGGAGGCGCTGCTTTCCCAGCAGCGTCAGATCCTGGACCAGCAGCGGCTCATGTACGAGCAGATGGGCGCGGTCAAGTCCCAGTATGGCCTCCTCTCAGACACCTTCAAGCAGGTCTCCTTCCAGGGCCTGCAGGATGAGCTGCAGAGCTACTTCGAGAGCCACCTGGCGGGACTGCAGAGCCAGGCTCGCAGCCACCTTCGCAAATCCTACGTCATCCATAAGATGGATGCGGACTCCAAGGTGATGGATGCTGTTGGAGAAGCTCACCTTCCCCAGCCTCTGCTGGGCTGTGCCGGCCCGTGTGGATCAGAGGAGTTCTGCGACTTTCAGAGGAGCCCGCCTCAGTGTGAGAAGTGCACTTTGTGCCCACCGGGGTTCTTCCTCATCTCCCAGTGCTCTCCGACGGCAGACAGATTGTGTCAGGTATGAAACGTTCCAGCCCTGGTGTGCTTTTGTGGCAAACTAATGTGGGAAGATCTAAAACGAGCTCGTCGTGGACTTGATGTCTGATTTGAAGAAACTTTCCAGGAAAACTTGGATCATTCAGAGAAAAATCAACCAAATTCAATTTGTGGAATTCTTTCTTAGTTTCGTAaggtttagtttttaaattatttaaaaaataatggcatcacagcgggagaaaccGGCAAAAAAAATGACGGGGGCCAACAATCAAAAACGTATTTCATAATCCactaaagaaaaccaaaacacacaagtCGGGGATATccaaatgaagtttaaaaattattatgggatggccacaggatctacagcttggcggccattttttgtgaaatttatttcagtttttctcatttttgcacAATGTGGAAAAAACCTTTTGATTGACTGATTTTTATGAAATTTTCAGACACACATCGTCAAGTGAAGTCTACCCaagtttgttgacctttgaccttggaaaGAGGCTTCCATCTATATATATCAAAAGATAACCTTTAGAATTCCTTACAAATTTAAAATTCTAGGAATTTCGATCGATTgcctcctaactcctcgagcatcattcGGAAGCcacttgggaaaaaaaaagaagttaattttaaagtttgttgATTTTGAACAGCGTTAGCGCGGCGAGCTCGCAAAAATGGCGTTCCCCTGTTATGGGATTACTATGAATACATGAATCCTTTgttcaagctgaacaaaacataTCAATATAATTGTATTAGAAATGTGGGCctggttaacaaaaaacttcagttgccatggaaatccCAACATgcttttgctgattcttctaaaTATGACACAGACCTGTTTGTTACGTTTGtagaccaaaacataaaatgattgctatggagataaaaaccaacaagtaaagcccccattttttaaaaaagttttatttttggtcttcATAAATTTGTCACAtccagctctgaccagggtggtAGGGGCAGAATGGTAAAATGAGGGGCATgtagcagccgctcagccagtgaggTTGGGTCGATAGGGAGCAGCAAGGGCGGGGCCAGGTAGTGCCTAAGGGGCCACTCCtggttttaatgattttttaattGCAGGACAGAGATGAATGCCTGGAACTGCCAAACATCTGTGGAGAGCGCGTGAAGTGCCTCAACACTCCTGGTGCGTTTGTGGATTTTCTCATTTGTGTCATAAATGCAGACAAACACCTTTTCCTGTCTCATGAATTGTGCCGTTCCTTGATCTTCAGGGGGATTCAGGTGTCTTGGAGTTACAGATAGTGAAGCTCTGCTGGGTTTCTGTGGTCGCGAGTACTTCtacaaccaggagctgcaggagtgcCAGGCCTGCTCTGACTGTGATGGAGAGCCCGTCGCTGCTCCCTGCACAGCCGTCAGTGATTCGGTGTGCGGCCATCTGTCCGGGAGCCTTCTGTCCCAGTCCTGGTCAGGGAATGTGGCAGGTCCTTCTGCCGGGACATCTGGAACCCACATCTTCTCTGGCCTACAGCTGAACATACGAGGGAAGGAGCGGAGCGATCTTCTGTCCAACGAGGCGGGGCTGGTGACCTTCCTGCAGCACGGTCTTGTGTGGTTGGATCACAATTTTGCAATAAAGCACAACTGCAGGAACTTCCTTCAGGCAGGGATGAGGATCAATGGGAGCCAGGCAGAGGAGGGTCAGGATCTCAGCGGCATTCGGATCGAACAGCCGGATGGGAAGTACTTCCAAGGGATAAGCGTCAGCACGGGGGTGGAGGTGGAGCCCAACCAGACCCTCACACTGCTGCTGAAGAGTCCAAGCCAACACTGCAATCAGAGCAAGGACCTTCACGTCTTTGACGTCAGCGCTCCATCTTTGAGTGTGCTCTGGTTGTCTCACGACACCGGCGCCGTGGCCATGACAGCTCAGATGTCTCTGCTGGCGCACTACCAGACCAGCTACCGCCCGACGTTCAGCATGACCTCTGTGTCTGACCCCTACGTGATCAGCCTGACCCATGACGGCAGAGCCGTCCGATTCACAGAAAGCGGAGTAGTGAAGTTTGTCCTCCAGCAGGCGCTCTACTCGATGGGTCACACCTGCGTTCGAGAGGGTTTCTCGCTCATCGCCTACACCTCCCAGAACGGAACGGGCCAAGAAGTGATGCGGGCTTTCAAGACGGGCGTGAACTACAGAGACACCTCCATCACGCTGTCCGGCGCCGTCAGCGTGGAGAGCAGAGACACGCTCAGCTTTGAGATCACTTCCCCGTCTCAGTGCAACATCCGTTACTTTGGAGACAGCACCGGCATCAGCATGCTGAGCCTCATCTGGATTCCCTCAGCGGTGGCGTCAGCCTTGACAGCCACGGTGTCTAGAACCGGTCTTCCTTCAGGCGCCGTCAGGAATAAGCCGCTGCTCTTCCAGCAGATCAGCCCCGACACTCCCCAGGTCCACCTGGCCCACACGGGCCAGCCAGGAAGCCAGAAGAACTTCATATTCCAGGAGAGAGGGACAGCGAATGTTGCCCTGAACCTCAAGCTGATCCATTCGTGTAATATCATTAAGCTGACGTTGCATCAGACTGGGGGGCAGCAGTCGGGACCCGTGGCTCAGCAGGTCTCCGGATCCAAGCCTGAAGGGAGCGAGTGGGCCAGTGTTGGACTCAGAGCTTCCCTTCAGGTCCAGAACGGGACGGCTCTTTACGTTACTCTGGACTGCATTCGAGGACGGGTCAACCACATATCACATAAAGGCGGCACCAACGTCTCCATCCTTTGGGTTGCTTTGTGATCCAACACAACAGAACTGTTCCGCACATTTTAACCTACTATGCAAACTTTAATGTTCCATTAGATGAAAAACTGATGCACAGATCACACATTCTATTTTTAACGTGTgctacatttcctgtttggaccTGCATCCTTGTACGTGGAATGAACTCCAAGTACTACTTGTACTTCAGGTACTTCAGCTGGTTGAGTAGTGACCAAGTGATCTGTGAATGTGTGGATTTTTGCCATCTTAAATATGaatgagttatttaaaaaaaccctTTGTTCATTCCTTGCAGGTATTTAGCATTAATTAAAtgtgaaatgattttttattgtGACATTAGAACTCAAAAGGAGTAGTTtggacattttagaaaaacacttttccttttttagatgAAGGTTAGTAAGCTGCATGAGTAAAAGTAATTACACTATAAACGCCATGTTGCCAAAACTACAAAATATCCTTAAAAACTTTGAATAGAAATCCTATTTTATTACTgcatctaaataaataaatttacatattttgatTCCCACAAACAATAGAAAATAAGGTTTAACAGTGTATGCGTGACCGATGGCATTTGTTGCAATCTATACATTCATCACAAGATGTACTTATCTTGACTGTAATTTAACATAAAGGCCTTTACAGCAGTGGTAGCAGACCGGTAGGCACAGGTCCATAAGACGGTCAGTACccgaagaaataaaaaaaaccttgacctatgttttttcttttttaatttaactgattctgaaggaagttttattttgaaaaacaactgGATTC
It contains:
- the LOC105356706 gene encoding uncharacterized protein LOC105356706; translation: MFSAASALLLFCAAAAEMCRGAHCYDPRPCTGAHCPGARSVRPPRQFSPSTRGKAAQAEGDQARSDQSSTRTQVESFPALHGGHGDGGARRRCGDADCAPATTQSFNETRQCRGIECRLPQSLRAKALGRFCVGDGCPAAPEEESVPRTAGQLPLVHVSDRAAQFLADFPDFGHSSPELGGASLGVQLTCDIKPGENEVPSEDALILHLQLSKGQEKLVEALRAQQVIIRDLQQKLADQQEALLSQQRQILDQQRLMYEQMGAVKSQYGLLSDTFKQVSFQGLQDELQSYFESHLAGLQSQARSHLRKSYVIHKMDADSKVMDAVGEAHLPQPLLGCAGPCGSEEFCDFQRSPPQCEKCTLCPPGFFLISQCSPTADRLCQDRDECLELPNICGERVKCLNTPGGFRCLGVTDSEALLGFCGREYFYNQELQECQACSDCDGEPVAAPCTAVSDSVCGHLSGSLLSQSWSGNVAGPSAGTSGTHIFSGLQLNIRGKERSDLLSNEAGLVTFLQHGLVWLDHNFAIKHNCRNFLQAGMRINGSQAEEGQDLSGIRIEQPDGKYFQGISVSTGVEVEPNQTLTLLLKSPSQHCNQSKDLHVFDVSAPSLSVLWLSHDTGAVAMTAQMSLLAHYQTSYRPTFSMTSVSDPYVISLTHDGRAVRFTESGVVKFVLQQALYSMGHTCVREGFSLIAYTSQNGTGQEVMRAFKTGVNYRDTSITLSGAVSVESRDTLSFEITSPSQCNIRYFGDSTGISMLSLIWIPSAVASALTATVSRTGLPSGAVRNKPLLFQQISPDTPQVHLAHTGQPGSQKNFIFQERGTANVALNLKLIHSCNIIKLTLHQTGGQQSGPVAQQVSGSKPEGSEWASVGLRASLQVQNGTALYVTLDCIRGRVNHISHKGGTNVSILWVAL